The genomic region TGCCGGCTAGGAGATCAGGCTTGTGCGGGATCACCACATCGGCCAGTTGGTTCACGGTCGCGTGCCAGCCCTGCGGATGCATCAGCAGGGTGGAAATGTCGTAGAACAGGATGCCCGGCTTGGGAAAATCCGGGATCGTGCGGATGTGTTCTCTCAGGTTCATGAGCGCGCTGGGTCCCCTTGCTGGCCGCGTGGCTTGGCCATCCTACAAACCGCTGCCGCCCCGCACAATCGCGGCGCCTCGGGCGCAAAACCAGTCCTCGGCCGCCCGGTCTTGCGCCGCTTCGGTAAATCGAGTGTAACTGAGCGCCGCGGCCGCCTTCGCCGGCCGCCACAGAGGATCACGACAGCGCAATGAGTTACGTCTTCCACCGGCAGCCGACAAGCGACTACCCCGTGGCCGTCAAGGGCGAGGGGCCCTACATCGTGGACAGCCAGGGCCGGCGCTATCTCGACGCCTCGGGCGGCGCCGCCGTTTCCTGCCTCGGCCACAACCATCCGGCGGTGATCGCGGCGATCAAGCGCCAGGTCGACCAGATCCCCTTCGCCCATACCGCCTTCTTCACCAACCAGGCCTCAGAGGAACTGGCGACCTATCTGATCGAACGGGCGCCCGAAGGACTGGCCAGCGTCTACTACGTCTCCGGCGGATCGGAAGCCAACGAGACCGCGCTCAAGCTGGCCCGGCAGTACTTCGTCGAGATCGGCCAGCCGGAGCGTCACCGCTTCATCGCCAGGCTGCAGAGCTACCACGGCAACACGCTCGGGGCCCTGGCGGTTGGCGGCAACATGTGGCGGCGCGAGCCCTACGAGCCCCTGCTCATGGCAAGCAGCCACATCGCCCCCTGCTACGCCTACCGGCACCGGCGCGACGACGAAAGCGAGGAGGCCTACGGACGGCGCGTTGCCGACGAACTGGAGGCCGAGATCCTGCGGCTCGGGCCCGAGACCGTGGCGGGCTTCCTCGCCGAGCCCGTGGTCGGTGCCACGGCCGGGGCGGTGCCTCCCGTTCCGGGCTACTTCCAGCGCATCCGCGAGATCTGCGACCGCTATGGCGTGCTGCTCATCCTCGACGAGGTGATGTGCGGCATGGGGCGCACGGGCACGCGCTTCGCCTGCGAGCAGGACGGGATCGCGCCGGACCTGCTGACCTGCGCGAAGGGCCTGGGCGCCGGCTACCAGCCGATCGGCGCTGTTCTGGTCGGCCAGAAGATCTACAAGGCCATCACCGAGGGCAGCGGCGCATTCCAGCACGGCTTCACCTACATCGGCCATCCCACCGCCTGCGCCGCGGCCCTGGCGGTTCAACGGACGATCGATCACGAGGACCTGATGACCAACGTGCGGCGCCAGGGCGAGGCGCTGCGCCAGGCCCTGGAAGCGCGCTTCGGCAACCACCACCGGATCGGCGACATCCGCGGGCGGGGCCTGTTCCTCGGCCTCGAGCTGGTCGAGGACCGGGCCAGCAAGGCGCCGCCGGACCCGGCCGCCGGCCTGCCGGGGCGGATCAAACGCAATGCCATGAAACGCGGCCTCATCTGCTATCCGGGTGGCGGGACGATCGACGGGCGGCTGGGCGCCCACGTGCTGCTCGCGCCGCCCTTCATCATCGGGCAGGACCACGTCGACGAACTGGTCGACAAGCTCTCCGACAGTATCGAGGCCGCCTTCGCGGAGGTCGCGGCAGAGGGGCGTGGATGAGCGCTCAGGGTACCGACTGGGCGCCCTTGATCCTCGCCGTCGCGCCGAACGGCGCGCGCAAGACGGCCGCCGACCATCCCGCGCTGCCGATCACGCCGGAGGAAATCGCCGCGACCGGCGCGGCCTGCCTCGAGGCCGGGGCGGCCATGATCCATCTCCACGTCCGCGACCGTGATGGACGCCACACCCTCGACGTCGAGGCCTATCGCGCAGCGATCACGGCGCTGCACGCCGCCGTCGGCCGGCGCCTGATCGTCCAGGTGACCAGCGAGGCTGTCGGGCTCTACAGCCCGGAACAGCAGATGGCCATGGTGCG from Kiloniellales bacterium harbors:
- a CDS encoding aspartate aminotransferase family protein: MSYVFHRQPTSDYPVAVKGEGPYIVDSQGRRYLDASGGAAVSCLGHNHPAVIAAIKRQVDQIPFAHTAFFTNQASEELATYLIERAPEGLASVYYVSGGSEANETALKLARQYFVEIGQPERHRFIARLQSYHGNTLGALAVGGNMWRREPYEPLLMASSHIAPCYAYRHRRDDESEEAYGRRVADELEAEILRLGPETVAGFLAEPVVGATAGAVPPVPGYFQRIREICDRYGVLLILDEVMCGMGRTGTRFACEQDGIAPDLLTCAKGLGAGYQPIGAVLVGQKIYKAITEGSGAFQHGFTYIGHPTACAAALAVQRTIDHEDLMTNVRRQGEALRQALEARFGNHHRIGDIRGRGLFLGLELVEDRASKAPPDPAAGLPGRIKRNAMKRGLICYPGGGTIDGRLGAHVLLAPPFIIGQDHVDELVDKLSDSIEAAFAEVAAEGRG